In one Modestobacter sp. L9-4 genomic region, the following are encoded:
- a CDS encoding cupin domain-containing protein → MSIPYLARPEQHQQLEWLNGDTLSILLDGAATNGQLMVGRFDVSRGEAPPWHVHTREDEVFLLISGTALVWAGEEESELTAGGIVFLPRNVPHSYRITSEKADLLMINTPAGIEGMFRETGRDRSTPRPDGFTVTPRPEVAVAYGSTVLGPPR, encoded by the coding sequence ATGAGCATCCCGTACCTCGCGCGACCCGAACAGCACCAGCAGCTGGAGTGGCTGAACGGCGACACCCTGTCGATCCTGCTCGACGGCGCGGCCACGAACGGCCAGCTGATGGTCGGGCGCTTCGACGTGAGCCGGGGCGAGGCGCCGCCCTGGCACGTGCACACCCGGGAGGACGAGGTCTTCCTGCTCATCAGCGGCACCGCACTGGTGTGGGCCGGTGAGGAGGAGAGCGAGCTGACCGCGGGCGGCATCGTCTTCCTGCCCAGGAACGTGCCGCACTCCTACCGGATCACCTCGGAGAAGGCCGACCTGCTGATGATCAACACCCCGGCCGGCATCGAGGGGATGTTCCGCGAGACCGGACGGGACCGGTCCACCCCACGGCCCGACGGCTTCACCGTCACACCCCGACCGGAGGTGGCCGTCGCCTACGGCAGCACGGTCCTGGGCCCGCCCCGCTGA